From the genome of Labrus mixtus chromosome 17, fLabMix1.1, whole genome shotgun sequence:
CGGTCAGAACAGGTTTGACATGTTTCTGGTTGGCTCGGGGAACTGACAGTTGCATCAGATCCTGCTCATTTTAGAAATAGGAGATTCCTCACGcacctctgtttgtgtgtcgtTAAGTCAATACGGCATATTCTTAAGAAATAAAGACACAGGCTGTGTCTCCAGGTCGGCAGCTcttatcaaaaacaacaaacaaggtGCACACTCGAcaataaacacagttaaaaggTGCACGGCTGCAACAAGACTagaaagatattaaaaaaaaaagtctgcacaaaaatgtcctttaggCTTTCTTTTAGCTCTTATCAGCCTACATTCTTGCCATCagttgtgattttgttttggtATTTAATAACATAATCAACAAACTCTTTACTCCCATTGTTGGAATGCATTCAGGGCCATTTTTCAAGAAAATAAGTAGAATACTTTGAATTTGTATGCTTGACTTTAATCACGCATGTAAACAGGATTGTCAAGAACAGAGAACTATGCAACACAATCCAGCATATACTggaaccccctccccccatgaGAGTTTTAAACTCCTTCATTATAGTCATGGCTGACAGAAACTAAGATTAGGTTTAAGATTAGATTAAAAGGCATAATTTAAtggacacattttgacatggtTTCTTACTGTAATCATTAACGTCTTTAAAACATCTCCGCAGCACATTAGCTTATCTTAGCCTGCATGAAACTGCACGCTCGATCAGCAGGTTGCAAAGTCCACCGACCTGACATCATTCTGTTTTACTCTTCAACCTCCCGTTATATAATATTTgttcatcataaaaaaaacaaaaaaaaaacaaagctaataCCCTTCCCAGGAACGTCCTAGAAGCAAATGTTTACAGGCTGAACAAACATTGATCACTAAGCTATGTGTTGGACCGAACTGTTTGGAGTGCAGCCATGTAAATATGTCTGCACATGTGAAACAATCATAAATCAAATGGAAAACTTTGCAGTCTCGTCATACAAACCCATGCCTAACATGGCCTTCACCTCAAAGCTGCATGTGCAAAGACAAATTGCATGGTTTAGTAAAGGTCCTGCATGTTCGATTACGAGGAAACTTAGAATGTTAGAAGTTGAAAACTtggtttattttgaaggtgtgtACACTGACATCATCTGCCTTATTTTACCACATAATCATGCACAGTCATGTGCAGTAGGAAATGACAATCCCTACATTATTCTTCACTAGTACATTCATCTTTAAGCAACAAATGATTGCCTAATTTAATACATACAAGTGTTTCAGTGTGGACATTTTTACCCCCAATCAAAGCattctttatttcaaaaattGACAGATAAGATCATACGTGTGATTTCTGAGTATTTCTATGTTTACCCTGCTCACACAGTGTAAGTCACTGATGCGTAAAAGaagctgtgtttaaatgtaacaCAGCCAGGGAGTGGCTCTGTCCTTAACATGCGACACAAAGGCAGGCAGGCCCGCTGCACTGACAAAAGGTAAGACGACACTCCGCAACAATCATTTACCTTTTTTAAACCGACGAGGACCCTGCCTCAACCAGTCATTACACAGGAAGCTATCTCTAttcacaatgtgtgtgtgtgtgtgtgtttacccgGGGGAGGGGGCTATTAATGCTGGGGTTATCAGTTCACTAAATTCTTATCtagagataaaaaaagagcCCCCTCTTGGTTCACAACACCACTTTTGTTGACGGTAAATTGTCTTCTGTAGATTTgaactaaaatataaaatgtataagcAAGACTGCGTGAGctttaagagaaaaataaaagatgatgcCTGGGGAATGTTTCCAGTGTGTCATATGTAGGTGAAAGGCCTGATGCTAGAAAGAGTGGGAAGAAAACCAGTTTACGTTCGCCTCACTGACATGTTTCATCACGCCCTGAAAATTCTTCAACCCTCTTTAAGTCAACCTAATTTCTTTCCGTGCCatccttcataaaaaaacagcatattgaacaaaaaaagacatctgtTTAAAAACTGGTCCGTCCACTTTATGACAAAAACCAGCACCACACATTCCATGAATTCCAAACATTTCCACAAGTCGGGGGAGAAGGATCCATGACGACGAGTCTCGTCTGCCGGGACGGTGAGTCAGGAAGTTTAATCAGTTGCGCAATAATAAAGAAGTATCACAGAAACTGCACGGGGTTGATgtctcatcatttatttattttttttaaaaagtaacaatAAACCAAGTTTCATCTTTCACAAGTTGTTTAAAAAGACCAAGATCAAACGTGTTGGCTTCAGGAGTTTGCTGACAGATTAAAAAGCAGAATGAATATTAAATACACAATGACTTGACTGGTTTCCCCGGGGAAGTCATCGGGTTCATTTGGTTTGTTAAATATAGATGCCCTTTATCATTAAATGGTCTTCAGTGCAGGCAAGAACAGTCAGTCAAAATACAAGGAAGGGGAAAGGATAAAGTTCAgtcacgctctctctctctctcgatatatatatacagaaaaCTAAAATATGCATTCATTCTTCACATTTAACACTCAACAGCAGTTCATAATGACGTTATATACATCTTTAAAACGTACTCTGCTCTCATCCAAACAGATCCATCTTCACATTTAAAGGGGCAAATCGGCATTCTCAAACACAGACCCCACTCTTTTTATGATATTTTGGAAACTAAATGTGTAAAAGATACTAATATCTGACAACgtaacagatttgtttcctagtaaaaaaaagataattttctTAAATGTAACGCCCTTTTTCAATCCAGATACAGCGGTCTTAATGCTCACTCCAGAGagaccagactccattgacaaaatcAGTTATTTTACAATCCATATTAAAGACATTGCTGTTTTACTGTTGCCTCTAATGGTTTgatcatttgtgttttaaacagttGGTTTGGCTCCAAAACTGTATTTCAGTaacgcaaaaaaaacaaaaaaaaaacataccgaCCAAAGCCGTAGCAGACATGCAGCTCTTGCACTCTGagttaaaatgaatgtttttgtcaatggagtctggcgGCTTTGAATAAAGTAATCTTAAGTGACTTTTCTGAATTCAAAAATGGAATTTtacacttgaaaaaaaatggGACTATCTTCTTATGGATTTTATCAGCAGTTCGGTCAAACACTTAAAACTAACAATCTGAACCTGAAAGTGGCAAACACAAGAACTTTGAGTGGGCACatttgtcacagaaaaaaaaaaagtttatatgAACCAAATAATGTGAGAAAAACCGAGCCTGGGTTTTAAGAAGACCAGATCAGCCGTTTTAAAGTTCATTGAGGTTACCTGGTTCTGCCTGATGGCttatgtccattttttttttagcgacCCTTCTTCTGAGTTGCAAATAGAACGAGATCTGTGTGATTACTGTACAAGCACAGACAGGCCTGATGGAGTCTCTGCCGGCCCtaacagctgctgctctgcgTGTTCCCGCTGTCCGACACGTACGACTTGCTCTTCCTGGAGTATTTCATGGAGCTGAAGGAGACCCTCATCCTCTCCACGGTCCTGCTGCTCCGGCACAGCAGGGTGTTCTTCACGTGGTCCCTGAAGTCCTCGGACACAAAGTAGTAGATGAACGGGTCGAAGCAGCTGTTCAGACTCGCCAGGCACAACGTGGAGATGTAGAATCCGTAGCCGTTGTTTACGACCCCGTCTTTGAGGAGGGAGTAGTGCACCACCAGCATGATGCTACTGGGGATGAAACAGACGAGGAACGTCATCAGGACGGTGACGATCAACACCACGGCTCTGTGGCGGTTTTTCCCCGCCGCGCTGTCGTCCATGTCGTGACCGAGAGCTCGCAGTAACAGAACGTACGCCACCGCGATGATCACGCACGGGACCAGAAACACCACCAATCCCATGAAGATGAAGTAGTAATAGGGGAGCTGGACGGAGGGGAACGGGTTCAAGGGGTCTTTGATGACGTTGACGTCGTGGCAGGTGGTGATGTTGGGGTCTTTGAGCCGGACCGTGTGGTCGTACAGGTACAGCGGCGTCGTCGTGAGCCAGATGAACGCCCAGATGGCAACGCAGACACCGACGGCGACTTTGTTGTTCTTCCTCTGCTGGGACAGCGGGTGAGCGACGACCCAGTACCTCTGCACGCTGAGGCAGGCGATGAAGAGGACGGAGCAGTACATGTTCCCGTAGAAGAAGCTCACCAGGACTTTGCACAGCGGCTCGCCGTACGTCCAGTCGTTGCCGTTGAAGTGGTAGGCGATCTTCAGAGGCGTCCAAATGACGAAGAGGAGGTCGGCCAGAGCCAAGTTGGCCATGTAGATCGAGGACGGGTGCTTCTTCTTCGTCCGGACGAGGAACACCCAGATGGCCATGCCGTTGGCGGGAAGTCCAATCGCGAAGACGATGATGTACATGATCGGGATGAAGACGGTGGTGAGGTTGCTCTTCAGTATGTCAACCGTCGCCTGGTCCACCACAACCAGTCCCGAGTCCGCAGGGTCTTCACGTCCGATGAATCCTCGTCCTTtaactaaaaaaatatacattatatTAATCAgggctgaaaataaaatattgactcATCAATTGACAAAACTTAATTTACTATTTTAAGACGATCAGATAATTAAGGCAAACCTTAAATATGCAAATtaagtgaaataaaatcaaGTTTCCAAAATATCACACTtccattattttaaattctgtgaagttaaaaatcattgttgtgtttaaatTGTTGGACAAACCCAACCATGTACTGAGTAGGTTTGTCACGATACCtgcattttaaaggctttatatgtttatttttttgatccagcagatgtcgcccttgagcaccagcatgaaaccaaaacaactcgcgctgcattgttgtgttagcatgctaatgctagcgatctttattctgctcgtatcttcacactgcatgtaaatttacctgaaatgagcgtgatctagaaacacagttaagcagtgagtacagtatgttattcttcttttctctagtccctcaattaaacaacttttatacgcgaggggaggagtcagccggccgtccaggcgatgtaaacaaactgaagataggactctgaaaactctgaaagcatcacagacagtgggactcgggtgttacacccattgtagacagtcatgactcacagagttattttcagaggatatacttgatttatattatatttaagtgtgaaaaatctcatataaagactttaaactccGATATGACACATCAAACAATATCCGTTTTTCTGCAACTGAACTAAAAAAAGACGTCATAGGAAACGAATATTGGGTCAATTCTAATTGTTAATAATCGTTCACACTGTCTTAACAGCACATATACATTTAGCATGTTTACATATCTAAAccattgtaaatgtatttgtactTTTGAGGAAAAGATAGCGTAACCTCTTCTGCGCTCTGTCTATTTGTAAGAGACATCGACATAACGTC
Proteins encoded in this window:
- the f2rl1.2 gene encoding coagulation factor II (thrombin) receptor-like 1, tandem duplicate 2, whose product is MDSTRLLLLLLMFCCVSAVNATVKGRGFIGREDPADSGLVVVDQATVDILKSNLTTVFIPIMYIIVFAIGLPANGMAIWVFLVRTKKKHPSSIYMANLALADLLFVIWTPLKIAYHFNGNDWTYGEPLCKVLVSFFYGNMYCSVLFIACLSVQRYWVVAHPLSQQRKNNKVAVGVCVAIWAFIWLTTTPLYLYDHTVRLKDPNITTCHDVNVIKDPLNPFPSVQLPYYYFIFMGLVVFLVPCVIIAVAYVLLLRALGHDMDDSAAGKNRHRAVVLIVTVLMTFLVCFIPSSIMLVVHYSLLKDGVVNNGYGFYISTLCLASLNSCFDPFIYYFVSEDFRDHVKNTLLCRSSRTVERMRVSFSSMKYSRKSKSYVSDSGNTQSSSC